The DNA region AGACTCCGATCTCGAAGATCTCGGAATCTAGTAAAAACCGCCTAAGGGCGGTTTTTTAATTGCGACGAACTCGCGTCATGACGAAAGTAGTATTTCGTTATAGAATGTAGATTAACGAACTACTATGAATACACCAAATAAACAACTGATGGGCATCGCTCTAATTATGGCGCCTTTTATCTTGGGTGGGATTGTTGGCGCTTCAGCGGTTGCGTGGTATGCACATCGGCTGCCTGCGAAGATCACCACCATAACGCCCCCACAAAACCCCGTTCAACTTGAGATGAATGTGCCAGAAGCTCAGCCAGCAGGAAATATCCTATTTGGATATGGGCTAGCATCACTTGAAGATCCTTTGCGTGAGTATATTTTCGATGTGATTGCTACTTCTACGGATGTCATACATCGGTCCGTAAAAGCATCTACAGCAGCAGAGCCGCCGAAAGTCTTGCTTGATAATGAAGGGCAGCTCTTACACGTGAGCGTTGGTAAGCCATTCACCTTAGACGGTGGCTGTGGTGGTATGTCTACTAAGAGTCAGTATACGGTCAATGAGGTTTCTCTTGATGAGTATGGTCATTGGTCAATGACATTAACGAATCAGTTGATTATGACGTCGCGTCTGGATGACACGGGTAAAGTAAAAGAAGATAGAGGGCCATTTCCTGTAAATAAACGTGTCTTAGAAGAATCTTCGTTTAACGAACTTCACAATTCTTCTTATGATCCGGTTATCTATGAATCAAACGGGGTCTATGAGCCGATTTACGTCTCACCAAAAGAAATATTCTTTCATTTCACCGGAACGAGCTGTTAGGTTGCCATATTTACTAAAACAGGTACCCTGCCAGCATGAAGAAGCGAAACCAAAAACCGCTCAAGGTTGATATCATTACGATTTTTCCGGAGCTTGTAGACCCTTATCTCAAGGGGTCTATTTTAGGACGTGGTCAAAAGGCGGGTTTGCTTGAATTAAAATCCCACCAGCTTCGCGATTGGACGGAAGACAAGCATAAGACGGTAGATGATAAGCCGTTTGGCGGAGGTCCTGGCATGGTGATGAAGGTTCAGCCTTTCCATAAAGCCTTAATGGAGCTGGGCTTGCGTAGGGCAAATGGCACACCGACAGCCAAGGCAAAAAAAGCACGTGTGATTATCACGAGCGCAAAAGGAAAGCTCTTTACGCAAGAAGATGCCAAGCGTCTTTCGAGTTATGATCAACTTGTTTTTCTCTGTGGACGTTATGAAGGTATTGATCAACGCGTTATCGATCACCTTTGTGATGAAGAATTACGTATCGGAGATTATGTTTTAACAGGAGGTGAGCTTGCAGCCATGACAATGACGGATGCCGCTGCTCGTTTACGTGAAGGTGTGCTCGGTGATTATGCATCGCTTGATGTCGAATCACATACTGTTACGGGTATTGGTGAAGAGCCGCAGTATACAAGACCTGAATCCTATAAAATTAAAGGCATGAAAACAGCGTGGGATGTCCCGGAAGTTCTTTTATCCGGTAATCATGCGCATATCGAGAAATGGAAAAAAGAACAACGAAAACCGCTCAATTAATGAGCGGTTTTGGTTTGATAAGGTCTTTTGTTAGCTCAGCTGGTAGCGACGCAAGTGCAGATAATGATACAAAGATGAAGACACCTAGTGGCGAAAGCGGGGTAGTATCAAGAACGACATTCAAAATCGGGAGATAGATCGCAAGCGTTATAAGAATGAGACCGATGCTGATACCTCCTAAGAAGACACGGTTTCCTTTAAGCCAATAGGCTTGCAAAGGTAGATGAAGACTGCGAAAGGCGATAGCAACAAAGATATGCGAGAGGGCCATCGAGGCAAAGCCAATGGTACGTGCCTCAGCATCGCTAAAGAATTGTCGTGTTATCCAATATCCGGTAAGCAAGATCGCTCCATTTGCCGCGGCGGTAATGATAGTGATCTTTCGTAATCGTGGACCTAAGACATCATCATGTTTTTGTGGTTCGCGAATGGAGAGACCTCGGTCTTTCATTGTTTCAAAGGCATAACCAATGGCAGGAAATGAGTCTGTAAAGAAATTTGCGTAGAGAATTTGTAACGCATTTAACGGTGCTGGGATTCCGAGAGCATATGATCCAAGGATAAGAAGAACGTCATTAAAGGCATTCGAAAAAAGATAGGTGGTCGCTTTTTGAATATTATTAAGCATCTGTCGACCTTCGCTAATCGCCCCTACAATCGTTGGATAGGAGTCATCCAAAATGACGATATCGGCGGCTTCTTTGGCAACATCAGTACCTGAACCCATCGCAACTCCAACATCAGCTATACGAAGGGCTGGAGCGTCATTTACGCCATCACCCGTTACCGCCACTGCCTCACCGAGACTTTGGTAGATTTGAACGAGACGCCATTTTTGCTCAGGTGTAACACGAGCAAAGGCATGGTAGTTTTGAATGGTTTCTTTTAATTCGTCATCCGAAAGCTTTGCGAGATCAACACCAAGCATTACTTGAACGGGGCGTTGAGCAATACCAGCTTGAAGAGCGATAGCAGCAGCTGTTTGTGGATGGTCACCTGTAACCATTACCGTCCGTACGCCAGCTTCGCGAATAGCGGTAACACTTTTTTGGATATCAGGACGAAGCGGATCTTCAAAGGCCAACGTTCCTAAGTATCGACAAGATGTTTTGTCTTTTTCTTGGTCAACAAATGTTTTTGCTGTTGTTTTTTGGGTGGCAACACCAATAAGACGGGCGCCGTTTTTTGCGAGCGTTTGTAGTTCTTGATCGCTTGAACCATTTGGACATAAGGCAGACAAAACATCCGGTGCACCAACCATTACAATCAATAATGTTCCTTGATGTTCTACCAAGGTCGCGGCGTATTTACGTTCGTGGGTAAAGGGGAGTTGGTCAAGTACGGTATACTGATTTTTTACCGCAGAAATATCGATACTATGTAGCCCGGCAGCGCGCAAAATAGCCGTATCAACAGGGCTACCAATAATGCGCCAGCGCTCAGGTGGTTGTTCAGGGTTCTCGATAACGGCAGCAGACGCAAGGCTTGCTAATGTTAAAATTTCTTCATTATCTCCCGATTCGATATGCTCAAGTGAAAGTGTGGCTTTTGTCAGTGTGCCTGTTTTGTCAGTCAGAATAAGGGTTGTTGAGCCAAGCGCTTCTGCGGCAGAGAGTTTGCGTACGACACCTTTTTTATTTGCGAGTCGTTCAACACCAACAGCAAGAATAACTGACATCGCAATCGGTAAACCCTCCGGTACCATCGAAACACCGATAGCGATAGCTAAAAGAACCATCTCATTTAGTGGTGAGCCAGATGCAAGTCCCGATCCAAATACAATTGCTGTGATAATAATGGCCGCTATACCAATTTTAATTGATAGCTTGGTGACGGATTTTTGCAATGGCGTAGCAGATACGTGGCTTTCAGCAGTAAGCTTTGCAATTGAACCAAAAACCGTATGTGCACCTGTTGCAATGACAACGCCTTCGCCTTGTCCATCAGTTACAAGGGTGCCGCTCATAACGATATTTATCCGTTCGTGGATCTCGGCAGTTTCGCTAACAGGGGTAGGTCTCTTTTCTACAGGGATAGACTCACCGGTTAAAATGGCTTCATCGATTTTTAAACCGATTTCGTTCATCAAGCGAATATCTGCTGGTACACGATCGCCTGCGCGCAAAATAATAATATCACCCGGAACAAGGTCTTTTGCGTCACGCTCTTGTTCGGTGTTGCCTCGTCTTACACGGGCACGAACAACAACAAAATCTTTGAGTTTTTCGAGGACGGTTTGCGCTTTCCATTCTTGCCAAAATCCCATGCTAGCATTGGCTAAGATCGCCGCAGCAATCACAATGGTTTCAATCCATTCGCCGAGTACGAGTGTTAATAATCCCGCACAGCACAAAATAATAATGAGCGGATCTTTAAACTGTTTAAGAAAAACACTCAGTGGCCCATGCTTGCCGCTGAGTGGGATGGTATTTGAGCCGAAATCGATTAATCGCTTTTGCGCTTCTTGTTCGCTAATGCCGTCTTCTGATGATTCGAGCGATTGTAGGACCAGATCATTTTCTAAAGACCAAGGAGAAACAGGGATATTCATGGCTGTATCATACTTGTTTTGGGGCATATCGTCACTCAGTAATCGTGGTTTGTGGATTGACGAATGTTGAAAAGTATGTAACATTTTATTAACGAACATTGGAGGCAAGATGGGTGACGAGAGATTGCATTTTAGTCAGAGGATTCGTCCATTTACTCAAGCGTATTTTGAGCTCAATAAGTCACTGACCGAATTCGGAAAGGCTTTTGACGTTTTGCCGAGGACAAGAAAGCGATTGTTTCCAGGTACTGAAGGTGAACGACTATACCGTACTTTGGCCCCAAAGGTTCAGGATATGGAGTCTTCGTCCTCTTTTGCGCAGTCGGCACAAAAGCTCGAAAGAGGGTATGAGTACTATGTACACTGCCTTAGCCAACGTGAGTCGGTCATTCATGACTATAAGCTAAGGATTGCAGAGAATGCAGAGCATGCAACAGTAAACGGTATTATGGCTCTTACGAGCTTTACGGAGTTGGCCGCGACTCTTGCCGAAGGTAGCGATGAGCTTCTACTGTTCGCAAAGAATGCGCCTACCTCGAGCGAAGTTTCGATCGATTGTTTCGCTCAAGCCGCCTTTGATTATGCAGAGGTACGAAGGTCACTGAGAAAAGTAATTCATCATACGAGCTGTATGTTTAAGGCGCGTGAAGAGCATCATCCGTTCCTTTGTCCCAAGTGTTTACGTGAGCAACACTGTAAGAATAAGCAGCTCAACTAGCTGCTCAAGCCCTGTGATAGTAGTGGTTTTTGCCACCTGTCGCAGGGTCTTTTGTAACTTGACCTTTTTCTCATTTTTTAGTATCTTTCCGTCACGCGAATAGCGATTTGTGGCAGTGCCACGTCGCTCGTGAGCGACCGTGGCCTCATCGTCTATCGGCTAGGACAACTCCCTTTCACGGAGTAAAGAGGGGTTCGATTCCCCTTGGGGCTACCATCAAAAACCACTGCAGTAATGCGGTGGTTTTTGTTATAGAAAATCCCACCTAGCAAGAGGTGGGACGTGGCAGGCGAAGTGTCTGAGGAATTTTCAGGAGAAGGGGCTAGGGGTTAAAAAGGAAACTCGATGTGCTCCGGTGAAGGCTTTTCGGCATTGGGGGCGTCGGCCTCCATTGGAGGGCTGGCGGTTTTCTTCGTGAGAGCGGGGCAGTTGCGGTGACCGAGGTCGCCAAAGTATTCTGCACGGCACGAACCGCAATAGCGGGCTTTTCTTACGTCGTCTCTCCAACACATGTGAATGTCTCCTGTTGAGGATTGTGAATTCATAGTAGCCTCACCCAAAGGTTTTTTCAATAGATTCATCATCGCTTACAAATTAATAAACAACCAACCTTGTGTTAGGCGAGCGGCAGAGCTTAGAATGTCTAGTCGCTATCGATTGTGAGTAGTTTTCTCATCGTTGCTCGTTTGGTAGACTGAAATCATTTCATCTATGGAAAAACCAAGTCACCAAGAACCAAGAAACGAAAAACCAAATTTTGGTGCTGATTTAATGAGCTATGCAGAATATGCCAAAGTTAAGCATCCGCAATTATATGAGTATCGTTTAGTGGCTGGTGATGAGATCGTTGATTTTCTAGGTGTAAAACATACGAATGATCCTCAGGATCCAT from Candidatus Nomurabacteria bacterium includes:
- the trmD gene encoding tRNA (guanosine(37)-N1)-methyltransferase TrmD; amino-acid sequence: MKKRNQKPLKVDIITIFPELVDPYLKGSILGRGQKAGLLELKSHQLRDWTEDKHKTVDDKPFGGGPGMVMKVQPFHKALMELGLRRANGTPTAKAKKARVIITSAKGKLFTQEDAKRLSSYDQLVFLCGRYEGIDQRVIDHLCDEELRIGDYVLTGGELAAMTMTDAAARLREGVLGDYASLDVESHTVTGIGEEPQYTRPESYKIKGMKTAWDVPEVLLSGNHAHIEKWKKEQRKPLN
- a CDS encoding cation-transporting P-type ATPase, translated to MPQNKYDTAMNIPVSPWSLENDLVLQSLESSEDGISEQEAQKRLIDFGSNTIPLSGKHGPLSVFLKQFKDPLIIILCCAGLLTLVLGEWIETIVIAAAILANASMGFWQEWKAQTVLEKLKDFVVVRARVRRGNTEQERDAKDLVPGDIIILRAGDRVPADIRLMNEIGLKIDEAILTGESIPVEKRPTPVSETAEIHERINIVMSGTLVTDGQGEGVVIATGAHTVFGSIAKLTAESHVSATPLQKSVTKLSIKIGIAAIIITAIVFGSGLASGSPLNEMVLLAIAIGVSMVPEGLPIAMSVILAVGVERLANKKGVVRKLSAAEALGSTTLILTDKTGTLTKATLSLEHIESGDNEEILTLASLASAAVIENPEQPPERWRIIGSPVDTAILRAAGLHSIDISAVKNQYTVLDQLPFTHERKYAATLVEHQGTLLIVMVGAPDVLSALCPNGSSDQELQTLAKNGARLIGVATQKTTAKTFVDQEKDKTSCRYLGTLAFEDPLRPDIQKSVTAIREAGVRTVMVTGDHPQTAAAIALQAGIAQRPVQVMLGVDLAKLSDDELKETIQNYHAFARVTPEQKWRLVQIYQSLGEAVAVTGDGVNDAPALRIADVGVAMGSGTDVAKEAADIVILDDSYPTIVGAISEGRQMLNNIQKATTYLFSNAFNDVLLILGSYALGIPAPLNALQILYANFFTDSFPAIGYAFETMKDRGLSIREPQKHDDVLGPRLRKITIITAAANGAILLTGYWITRQFFSDAEARTIGFASMALSHIFVAIAFRSLHLPLQAYWLKGNRVFLGGISIGLILITLAIYLPILNVVLDTTPLSPLGVFIFVSLSALASLPAELTKDLIKPKPLIN